In Candidatus Binatia bacterium, the genomic stretch CGGTAGGCTCGGTACCTCGGCCCGTGTAGTGTCGGCGCGGCGGCAGCGACGCTGCTGTCGGGTACTCTCATGGACCGCGCAAGCTGCGATGTCGCGATCATCGGTGCCGGCGTCTCCGGCCTGGCCGCTGCCGACCTGCTGGTCGAGCACGGCCTCGACGTCGTGGTGCTCGAGGCGCGCTCGCGCCTCGGCGGAAGGATCCACACGAGGTTCGATTTTGCCGCCGTGCCGATCGAGCTCGGCGCCGAGTTCGTGCACGGTCGCCATCCGGAATTGATGCAGCGGATCGGCGAGTGTTCGCTGCACCTCGTCGAAAGGCGGTTCCGGCCCCTTGGTCTCCAGGACGGCCGCGATGTGACCAACCTGCGCGCGTGGGACCGCGTGTTCCACGCGCTGGCGGATCCCGACGCTCCCGACGTCCCGATCTCGCTACGCATCGAGGAGCTCGTCGCGCGCGAGGGATGGTCGGACGCCGAAGCCAGGCGCCTTCGCTCCTATGTCGAAGGATACATGGCCGCCGAAGTCGAACGCGCCAGCGCTCGGGCGCTCTCGCAGGAAGTACGTGCCGCCAGTCGCATCGAGGACGAGCACAACGCTTCGATCCTCGAGGGCTACGAGGTGCTGGTGCGCCATCTGGCACGCCTCCTCGACCCTGTTCGCGTGGGCCTCGAGACCGTTGCCCGCCGCATTCGCTGGTCGGCGGGTGCGGCAACCATCGAAGCGACCAGCGGCACTGCAGGCGCGAACAGCTCCCTCCAGGCGTCTGCCGTGGTCGTGACGGTGCCGCTTCCTTTTTTGCAGCTCGACCGAGCGGATCCGCGCGCGCTCGCCTTTGAGCCTGCAGTGCCGCAGATCGAAGCGGCAGCGCGAAAGCTGGCGATGGGCAATGTCGTCAAGCTGTTCCTGCGTTTCCGAATCCCACTTGCCGAGCTTGCGGGCCTCGATGCCTCGCTTCGCGGCGCGCTCGAGCAGGCGCGCTTTCTTCAGACCGCGGGCAATCCGGTGCCTATGTGGTGGGTCGTGGGTTCCCAGCAGGAGCCCGTGCTCGTCGGCTGGATCGGGGGACCGGCGGCCGATCGTCTCTCGGCGCTGTCGCCGGCTGCGATCGTCATGGCGGGAATCGATACGCTCGCACGGGCGCTCGGGATCGATCCAGCCGTTGTCACCGCTGTCGTTGCCGACAGCGCCGTCGCGGACTGGCTGCACGACCCGTGGGCGCTTGGCGCGTACTCGTGGATCCCGGCCGGCGCGCTGGATGCGCCGGCGATGCTGGCCGCCCCGATCGCTGCAACGCTGTATTTCGCCGGAGAGGCAACCGACACGGCCGGCTACCGCGGCACGGTGCACGGCGCGCTCGAAACGGGACTGCGTGCCGCGCGGCAGATCCTTGCGGAGCGCGCAATCGCGACGAAGCCGGCTGCCGTCGGTGGTGTGCTGCCCGAAACAGCCGGGTGAGAACGGACTCACACCGCCGCGTCGCGGCGCGCCTGGTGGCGCCGTTCAAACATTGTCCTTGCCGCAGGGCTGCCGATGCCTTGGCGTTCCCGGTTTCCCACCCTTTCAGGGGGGAGCCACTGCCCCGGCAATGAGTGACCCCCGACTGCTCCAGAGACACTGCTCCACAGGGTGTGCGATTTCATTTTCCGGAGTGAGTACCCCCAGAAGGCGAAACCCTCTCATTTCTGCAAGGGTAGCGGGGGGTGATTTTCCCGATTTCGAGAAAGTGGCCTCACCTGCTCCTCAGGAATCGGTGGAAATGCAGAAATTCCACGTTCTCCGCGCTGGCAAGCACGTTGCTATGGTAAGCCATCGCCACCGTCGCGATTGCGGAACGCGAACGGCCAAGGGGAGGAAGGACAGATGAGCACGAAAACGGAAGAGACACTCGCGCTGATGCAGATCGACTGCGAGCCGTTGCACGACGCCCCCATGGTGGCGCGCGAGAGCGAGCACAAGGTCGAGCACAAGATCGAGCACAAGATCGAGCACAAGATCGAGAAGGAAACGACCACCTCGACCGGAGTCGAATCCTTCCAGACCTCGCTCAACCGGTTCCTCGATTCCTGCGAGCGGGAGTTCCGAACCCGTAACGGCGAAGGCCCCGTCTGCGTTCCGGCGATGGACATGGGCGAGACCGACGAAATCGTCGTCTTCACGATGGAGCTGCCCGGCGTGGACGAAGCCGACCTTAGCATCGAGGTCACGCGCGACACGCTGACGGTGCGCGGCGAGAAGAGCGGCGCCAATCCGGCGGTGCACAACTGGCACTATCGCGAGCGCACCCGCGGCCGCTTCGAGCGCATCGCGCTCATTCCCGAAGGCATCGACACCGAGGACGTCGCGATGCGCATGCACAACGGCGTGCTGACGGTGAAGATGGCGAAGCTCGACCATACGGCGAAGCCGAGAAAGATCCGCTTCGCTTCCTGAATCGCTCCGCCGCGCCTGCGGCGGGAGCCGTGCGGATGGTTGTTGGGCAGTTGTTGGGCAGTTGTGGGGATGGGGGAGTGCTGCAGGCGCCCGTCAGGGGCGACGGGCGTCTGCGGCGGGGGGCTTTTTGCCCTCCACCAGGCTGCGTGTTAGCGTCGCCAGCCGCGTTTTTGCGGCCCGACCGACGGGAGCAGCAGCCTTGATTCCACCGGACTCCGCCTTCGACTCGATCAGCGACGTGCGCACGCGGCTGGCCGCGCAGAACTACATCTGCGACGACAACATCGCGACGGTCGTCTACCTGGCCACCCGCCTGGGCAAACCCCTGCTCGTCGAAGGTCCCGCCGGTGTCGGCAAGACCGAGCTGGCCAAGGTGATTGCCAGCGGCCTCGGAGCGCGCCTCATCCGCATGCAGTGCTACGAGGGCATCGACGAAGCCAAGGCGCTGTACGAGTGGGAGTACGCCAAGCAGCTCCTGTACACGCAGGTGCTCAAGGAAAAGATCACCGAGGTGACCTCGGGCGCCGCGACGCTGTCCGAGGCGGTCGACCGCATCACTGCCCAGGACGACGTGTTCTTCTCGAACCGTTTCATCCTGCCGCGGCCGCTGCTGCAGGCCATCCAGTCCGACGATCGCTGCGTGCTGCTGATCGACGAGATCGACAAGGCCGACGCCGAGTTCGAGGCGTTCCTGCTCGAGATCCTCAGCGACTTCCAGGTGACGGTGCCGGAAATCGGCACCATCGAGGCCAAGCACATCCCGATCGTGCTGCTGACCAGCAACAACGCGCGGGAAATGTCGGACGCGCTCAAGCGGCGCTGCCTGCACCTGTACATCGATTTCCCGAATCCGCAGCTCGAGCTCGAGATCATCCGGCTGAAGGTGCCCGAGGCTGCCGCGACGCTGGCCGAAGACATTGCGGCGCTGATCCAGTCGCTGCGCAAGCTCGACATGAAGAAGAAGCCGAGCATCTCGGAGACGCTCGACTGGGCCAAGGCGCTGGTGATCATGAACGCGCGCGGGCTCGGCGACGAGATCGTTCGCAACACGCTGTCGACGATCGCCAAGTACGAGGGCGACCTGCGCAAGACCGAAAAGGAGCTGGCGACTTTCCTCGAGCGGCGCAAGGCCGAGGAAAAGGCCAAGCAGGCGGCTGCGGCTGCGTCACCGGCGTCGAGCGACGGCGGCGACCTGCTGCACTAGGCTTGCGTAGCGAGTCATGGAAGACCGCATCGTCGAGTTCGCGGGGCTGCTGAGGCGAAACGGCATCCGCGTCTCGACGGCCGAGACGCTGGACGCCTTGCGCGGCGTCGGCACGACGGGCATCGCCGAACGCTCGATCTTCAAGATCACGTTGCGCGCGGCGATGGTGAAGCGCTCCTCCGACGTGCCGGTTTACGACGAGCTGTTCGACGTCTTCTTCTCGGGAGTCGGCGAGGTGGTGCGTGCGGCCGGTTCGGCGGTGGCTGCCCAGACCCAGGCGCTGTCCGAGGAAGAGCTGAGGGAACTGCTCGAGAAGCTCGCCGCTCTGCTTTCCAATCCCGACCTCGACATCTCGGAGCTGGCCAAGGCGCTGGCGATGCAGGATGCCGGCGAGATGGAGCGCATCCTGCGCGAGCTGATGGAGTCGGGGAAGCTGCCGAAGACCGACACGAACTACGTTCCTCCGGGCGCCAACCGCCAGATGCTGCAGATGCTCGGCGCCGCCGACGTCGCCGGCGAGTTCGATCGCATTCTCGACCTGGCGCGCGACCAGGGTGACACCGAAGAGGAGATCGACAAGCTGCGGCGCTACCTCGAGAGGCGGCGCAAGGAGCTCGACGAGATGCTCAAGGGCCTGCTGCGCCTGGACAAGGACCAGCAGCACCGGGCCGAAGAGAGGTCGAAGGACCGCGAACGGCTGCTCGAGAAGAGCTTCTACTACCTGTCGCCGACCGAGATCCGCCAGATGCGCGAGGCTGTGGCGTCCCTTGCCCGGCGCCTGAAGAACGTGATGGCCGTTCGCTTTCGCCAGACCAAGCGCGGCCGCCTCGACGTCAGCGAGACGATCCGCCGGTCGATGGAATTCGGCGGGGTGCCGTTCCGCATCCGCTGGGACGATCGCAGGAAGGAAAGGCCGCAGGTGATCGTGCTCTGCGACGTTTCCGATTCGGTGCGCAACGTCTCGCGCTTCATGCTGCAGTTCGTGCACTCGCTGCAGGACATGTACTCGCGCGTGCGTTCGTACGTGTTCGTCGCGGACCTGGCCGAGGTGACGCGGCTGTTCAAGGACAACGACATCCAGAGCGCGATCCAGAAGGCGATTAACGGCGACGTCGTCAACGTCTACGCGCATTCGGACTTCGGGAAGGCGTTCATGCAGTTCCACCAGGGCCACATCGAGGCGGTCGACAGCAGGACGACGGTGCTGATCCTCGGCGACGCCCGCAACAACTACAACGCGCCGCAGGAATGGGTGCTGCGCGAGATCAAGGAAAGGGCCAAGCAGGTGATCTGGCTGAACCCCGAGAACCAGTCGACCTGGGGTTTCGGCGACAGCGAGATGAACCTTTACGGCAAGAGCTGCGATTTCGTCGAGGAGTGCCGCAACCTGCGCCAGCTGTACAAGGTCGTCGACCTGCTGATCGCGAAGTGACCGGCGGGGTTTTTCGGCAGTTGACGGTCGGATCGCACCGCGCCATGATTTCGGCGCCGTGCAGGACGCTCCGGAAAAGGACAAGGACCTCGTCCAGATGACGGTCGGGGGAGTCACCCTCGACCCCGTCACCAAGACCCCCGTGGTCCTGCTGAAGGACGAGCGCGAGGAGTTGACCCTGCCGATCTGGGTGGGCCTGCTCGAGGCCACCGCCATGGCCACCGAGCTCGAGGGGGTCAAAATGGCCCGCCCGATGACCCACGACCTGCTCAAGCGCATCGTCGAGGAGGTCGGCGCCTCGGTCTCCCGAATCATCGTCACCGATCTTCGCGAGAACACGTTCTATGCCGAGATCGAGCTGATGGTCGGTGACCGCCGCCACAGCCTGGACGCGAGACCGAGCGATGCGATTTCTCTGGCGCTTCGCACCGGTTGCCCGATTTTTGTCGCGCGTGACGTCATCACTGCCTCCGGCACCCGCGACGAGGCTGCCGAGGAGGAGGACGCGCCCCCGGCGGAGAGCACCCTCGACCTGTCCGATGTCGACCGCGAGGAATGGAACGAGATCCTCGAAAATCTCGATCCCAACGACTTCAAGTACAAGATGTAGATCGGCCGCCAAGCCCCTGCGCAGCTTCGAGCACGGAGGCGCTGCGGCTTGGCTTTCCGATCGTGCCACTCTAATAGGGGCCCATGGCCGCATCCGACCGCCGTCAGCTTCAGCAGCAGCTCAAGGAGCCGGACCCGTTCTTCGAGGCGCTTCTCGAAGCTCGCGAGTATTTCGACAACAACCGCTCGCAGGTCATCACGATCGCGGTCGCGGTGGTGGCGGCCTTCGCGGTCGTCGTCGGCATCTCGAGCTACTGGGTCTCCCAGGGACGCAGCGCGGCGACCAACTTCAGCAACGCTGTCTCCAGTCTCGAGTCGAACTCCACCACCGCGGCCCAGGCCGACCTCGAGAAGATCGGCAGCCTCAGCAATACCGGGCCCTATGCGGCACTGGCATCGCTTTACCAGGCCGACATCCACGCCCAGGCAGGCGAGTATGAG encodes the following:
- a CDS encoding NAD(P)/FAD-dependent oxidoreductase, coding for MDRASCDVAIIGAGVSGLAAADLLVEHGLDVVVLEARSRLGGRIHTRFDFAAVPIELGAEFVHGRHPELMQRIGECSLHLVERRFRPLGLQDGRDVTNLRAWDRVFHALADPDAPDVPISLRIEELVAREGWSDAEARRLRSYVEGYMAAEVERASARALSQEVRAASRIEDEHNASILEGYEVLVRHLARLLDPVRVGLETVARRIRWSAGAATIEATSGTAGANSSLQASAVVVTVPLPFLQLDRADPRALAFEPAVPQIEAAARKLAMGNVVKLFLRFRIPLAELAGLDASLRGALEQARFLQTAGNPVPMWWVVGSQQEPVLVGWIGGPAADRLSALSPAAIVMAGIDTLARALGIDPAVVTAVVADSAVADWLHDPWALGAYSWIPAGALDAPAMLAAPIAATLYFAGEATDTAGYRGTVHGALETGLRAARQILAERAIATKPAAVGGVLPETAG
- a CDS encoding Hsp20/alpha crystallin family protein; translated protein: MSTKTEETLALMQIDCEPLHDAPMVARESEHKVEHKIEHKIEHKIEKETTTSTGVESFQTSLNRFLDSCEREFRTRNGEGPVCVPAMDMGETDEIVVFTMELPGVDEADLSIEVTRDTLTVRGEKSGANPAVHNWHYRERTRGRFERIALIPEGIDTEDVAMRMHNGVLTVKMAKLDHTAKPRKIRFAS
- a CDS encoding MoxR family ATPase, translating into MSDVRTRLAAQNYICDDNIATVVYLATRLGKPLLVEGPAGVGKTELAKVIASGLGARLIRMQCYEGIDEAKALYEWEYAKQLLYTQVLKEKITEVTSGAATLSEAVDRITAQDDVFFSNRFILPRPLLQAIQSDDRCVLLIDEIDKADAEFEAFLLEILSDFQVTVPEIGTIEAKHIPIVLLTSNNAREMSDALKRRCLHLYIDFPNPQLELEIIRLKVPEAAATLAEDIAALIQSLRKLDMKKKPSISETLDWAKALVIMNARGLGDEIVRNTLSTIAKYEGDLRKTEKELATFLERRKAEEKAKQAAAAASPASSDGGDLLH
- a CDS encoding VWA domain-containing protein, which produces MEDRIVEFAGLLRRNGIRVSTAETLDALRGVGTTGIAERSIFKITLRAAMVKRSSDVPVYDELFDVFFSGVGEVVRAAGSAVAAQTQALSEEELRELLEKLAALLSNPDLDISELAKALAMQDAGEMERILRELMESGKLPKTDTNYVPPGANRQMLQMLGAADVAGEFDRILDLARDQGDTEEEIDKLRRYLERRRKELDEMLKGLLRLDKDQQHRAEERSKDRERLLEKSFYYLSPTEIRQMREAVASLARRLKNVMAVRFRQTKRGRLDVSETIRRSMEFGGVPFRIRWDDRRKERPQVIVLCDVSDSVRNVSRFMLQFVHSLQDMYSRVRSYVFVADLAEVTRLFKDNDIQSAIQKAINGDVVNVYAHSDFGKAFMQFHQGHIEAVDSRTTVLILGDARNNYNAPQEWVLREIKERAKQVIWLNPENQSTWGFGDSEMNLYGKSCDFVEECRNLRQLYKVVDLLIAK
- a CDS encoding bifunctional nuclease family protein — encoded protein: MQDAPEKDKDLVQMTVGGVTLDPVTKTPVVLLKDEREELTLPIWVGLLEATAMATELEGVKMARPMTHDLLKRIVEEVGASVSRIIVTDLRENTFYAEIELMVGDRRHSLDARPSDAISLALRTGCPIFVARDVITASGTRDEAAEEEDAPPAESTLDLSDVDREEWNEILENLDPNDFKYKM
- a CDS encoding tetratricopeptide repeat protein, translated to MAASDRRQLQQQLKEPDPFFEALLEAREYFDNNRSQVITIAVAVVAAFAVVVGISSYWVSQGRSAATNFSNAVSSLESNSTTAAQADLEKIGSLSNTGPYAALASLYQADIHAQAGEYEQAVLGYDQFLKAPPTVYLEQVGLMGKAAALEKSGKGAEASAALDKAGSIDGPYRKAALSDRARLAEKSGDKATAIASLQKLLELEGSTGDPTLERRIQSLKESAPAPK